The genomic region CTTAAACAGTGTCTGTCTCTGTTGGGAGGTCATGTTCTCAGATGTCTCCAAAAGATTGGTCACGATCAGCGTCTGCTGAACGGTCTTTGCTTTCACCCACACTCTGCCATTCATTCCAACAACCAGCTCAAAGGGGAAGATCTTCTCCAGGTCCTTTATTATTTCACTCTGAGGAGCCAGAAGTCTGATGGAAAGAACAACCACACATTCTTTACTTTAGCTTTGTAGGCAAGACACTACAGGCAAAACGATTTCATGTACTGGTCAGATTTTGGATTTTCATAATGTGCaaaatacacttattttaattcaattacaACAGCCATTTGCTCAAAAGAATTTCACTTCAGTAGCacaaaaacttaattttaaatatatttttcctaaatacatggtaaaaaaaaaaccctttttttCAGGCTGTTGATGGGATTTTGTGGAGCGATAAATAAAGCGATGTCAAAAATTCTAGCTGTAAAATCCTTTGGCGCTAATAtgacaacaaaatgaaaaaaagtttttgaacccAACATTAATCAATGTTCAGATGTATGCAAATGAGtgaatatttaattagatattgcATCATTTGCATATTCAAACTACATTTCAGAAACttgttatacaaaaaaaaatgttttcaatctgaatgtaaattataaaatagAACAGTATGGTAATATAGTACTgtacttcattttatttttacccCATTCACCTGGGGTGTCTCGCTTTTAAAGTTAAGCTAGGAAGTATATAGATTTTGAAGCTGTATTACAAGGACAAATCACAAACCTGCGCACAAGTCCCAGTGATACTTTAAAGAGCAGCCCATCAGCTCCAAACACCCCCATCCCGTTGGCCCTGCCACAGCTGTCTATACAAACCAACTCGGGCTCCATATCTTTGTTTGCAATTGTGAACTGACCATACACCAGATCTCCAACCTGCAGAACAAAGCCACACATTATCATTGTGTACATTCATAATAAGTGCTCTTAAAGAAATAACAATACAGGTGGGGTCCGAGAGTGTTTAAAATATTTGAGAAAGTACCTGCACATTAGGTCTGTTCCTCTTGGTTGCTCCCTCAAATGCTAGGTATGAAAGAGATGCCTGTTCACTTCCTCCCACGTCCACTTTGAAGACATCTCCAGACTTTGCAGTCACAATGCCGATCACACTTTCACCTTTGGCTGGTACATACTGGAAGAAATAAGGATTAACAGAACTATTTAGCTTTGCTGAGTGACAGCATGCTTTGGAAAAATGAAAACTTTTTATATTCATTGTTAAACTGTATTTAGAAAAGTACCAAAAATAAGTATAGCCATGTTCTGAATATAAGGAGCATTTTAT from Carassius carassius chromosome 29, fCarCar2.1, whole genome shotgun sequence harbors:
- the LOC132110156 gene encoding exosome complex component RRP40-like, producing MDTIHACFKEKIGEVLLPGDLFSFRLPESGDGSVKSEKIICGPGLRRNGEEVQVCKSGILRHKQPNMYWIDSQQRRYVPAKGESVIGIVTAKSGDVFKVDVGGSEQASLSYLAFEGATKRNRPNVQVGDLVYGQFTIANKDMEPELVCIDSCGRANGMGVFGADGLLFKVSLGLVRRLLAPQSEIIKDLEKIFPFELVVGMNGRVWVKAKTVQQTLIVTNLLETSENMTSQQRQTLFKRVAEGSL